A DNA window from Carnobacterium funditum DSM 5970 contains the following coding sequences:
- a CDS encoding IS30 family transposase yields MTYTHITMDELVMIEAYYHQGVPVAKIATYLNRTRTPINNVIRFFKAGHTAFDHYLRYKKNKKQCGRKKIDLPKEQQLYIKGKVAEGWTPDVIIGRKEMTIDCSVRTLYRQFKERIFDEVTLPMKGKRKPNGHQERRGRQAYKRNISERIIDYPTFKEEFGHIEGDTIVGVHHKSAVITLVEILSKAIITLKPKGRKACDIENAMNQWFQAIPKNLFKSITFDCGKEFSNWKSLCNQHDVAIYFADPGTPSQRALNENSNGLLRKDGLPKKMDFNEVDQTFVSSVAHKRNNIPRKSLNYQTPLEVFMSYMDEDSLYSLI; encoded by the coding sequence ATGACCTATACCCATATTACCATGGATGAACTAGTGATGATAGAAGCTTATTACCACCAAGGTGTTCCAGTTGCTAAAATAGCTACTTACTTGAATCGTACTCGTACACCGATTAATAATGTTATCAGGTTCTTCAAAGCAGGACACACAGCTTTCGACCATTACCTACGGTATAAAAAAAACAAGAAACAGTGTGGACGCAAAAAAATTGATTTACCAAAAGAACAACAGCTTTATATCAAGGGAAAAGTAGCTGAGGGCTGGACGCCGGATGTCATTATTGGCCGTAAAGAAATGACAATAGACTGTTCCGTACGAACACTTTATAGGCAGTTTAAAGAAAGAATATTCGATGAAGTTACACTCCCGATGAAAGGGAAAAGAAAACCTAACGGACATCAAGAACGTAGAGGTAGACAAGCTTATAAACGAAATATCTCTGAAAGAATAATAGACTATCCCACATTTAAAGAAGAGTTTGGTCATATCGAAGGAGATACCATTGTAGGTGTTCACCACAAAAGTGCGGTTATTACTCTAGTAGAGATTTTATCAAAAGCTATCATTACCTTAAAGCCCAAAGGGCGTAAAGCCTGCGACATTGAGAATGCCATGAATCAATGGTTCCAAGCCATACCAAAAAATTTATTCAAATCCATTACGTTTGATTGCGGAAAGGAGTTTTCCAACTGGAAATCTTTGTGCAACCAACATGATGTCGCTATTTACTTCGCTGATCCTGGAACGCCTTCACAACGAGCTTTAAATGAGAATTCTAATGGACTTCTTCGAAAAGATGGATTGCCAAAAAAAATGGATTTCAACGAAGTTGACCAGACTTTCGTATCATCTGTTGCACACAAACGAAATAACATTCCAAGGAAGTCACTAAATTACCAAACACCGTTGGAAGTTTTTATGAGTTATATGGATGAAGATAGTTTGTATAGCTTAATTTGA
- a CDS encoding glycosyltransferase family 4 protein, with protein sequence MNILHLNSNFENSTIHYNIVNELNNYPGVSGSLFYPDKLNSTYRGNEINFLVHKKCLIKFENFFFSIRNEHLLNVIKKNLVLESFSTTLAHSLFSNGYLAYTLMKKKGIPYSVIVTNTDMNIYFKKMKHLRSKGIKILLNSKKIIFSSVTYRDELINKYIDDNLKAEILKKSIVIPFGIDNFWIENKVKTPKKISSESLKLLYVGKINKNKNIELTIEACKILISKGTRIELTIVGDIVKQKDEKLKQNILNNDFVNYVSHTKFENLIEIYRLNDIFIMPSKVESFGLVYAEAMSQGLPVIYTRNQGFDKQFEEKEIGVSVDSNSVRDVVKGIEYIKDNYQKLSESTYKKVDKFSWRKVVEMFVKEIS encoded by the coding sequence ATGAACATTTTACATTTAAATTCAAATTTTGAAAACTCGACAATACATTATAATATAGTCAATGAATTAAATAATTATCCTGGTGTGAGTGGAAGTTTATTTTATCCAGATAAATTAAACAGTACATATAGAGGAAATGAAATTAATTTTCTTGTACATAAAAAATGTTTAATAAAATTTGAAAACTTTTTCTTTTCGATCAGAAATGAACATTTACTAAACGTTATTAAAAAAAATTTAGTACTTGAATCCTTTTCAACTACACTAGCACACTCACTCTTTTCTAACGGATATTTAGCATATACACTTATGAAAAAAAAAGGAATACCCTATTCAGTAATTGTAACTAATACTGATATGAATATATATTTCAAAAAAATGAAACACTTAAGAAGTAAAGGAATTAAAATTCTATTAAATTCAAAAAAAATAATTTTCTCTTCAGTTACATATAGAGATGAGTTAATAAATAAATATATTGATGATAACTTAAAAGCTGAAATCCTAAAAAAAAGTATAGTAATACCATTTGGGATAGACAATTTCTGGATTGAAAATAAGGTTAAAACACCAAAAAAAATATCCTCAGAATCATTAAAGCTTCTTTATGTTGGCAAAATTAATAAGAATAAAAATATAGAATTGACTATAGAGGCATGCAAAATATTAATCTCAAAGGGTACTAGAATTGAATTAACTATCGTAGGAGATATAGTTAAACAAAAGGATGAGAAGTTAAAACAAAATATCTTGAATAACGATTTTGTTAATTATGTATCTCACACTAAATTTGAAAACTTAATAGAAATCTATAGATTAAATGATATATTTATAATGCCTTCAAAAGTAGAATCCTTTGGATTAGTATATGCTGAAGCAATGAGTCAAGGTTTGCCTGTTATATATACAAGAAATCAAGGTTTCGATAAACAATTTGAAGAAAAAGAGATTGGTGTCTCTGTTGACTCAAATTCAGTTCGAGATGTAGTAAAGGGTATAGAATACATCAAGGACAATTATCAGAAGTTATCAGAATCAACCTATAAAAAAGTTGATAAATTTTCTTGGAGAAAAGTTGTAGAAATGTTTGTTAAAGAAATTAGTTAA
- a CDS encoding O-antigen ligase family protein — translation MGYTIKNYREKITINKVDSIFLCASVYSLIGVIKTKELTESITFVSIFFIFTLLKIVFSNIINWKKLFLITALIFSGVHVFATWIQFLYPAITTIISKKILDSSSLRISQSLLARGKFPGITSQTGTNAFYITIFIAIIISLILIEKTFRKKIYLFILLILAYFPLLLTQKEGFLIINSLIIFVLFLGFIILKNNNKIIFAVMIILAFLFTFIISLLLFNLGFLHGISNIDIDEISSGRPKIYSDVWNMIIDNPFFGKGLFYVKQIIGINAHNIYLQLWAEIGLIGLVLFAIGFILNLYISFKIYLKISSMNGINTEYLLFSIYIQIFFIFYGIVGNPLYDYFMLGMYMIVSSIPMTMLNEHNFKTKEKV, via the coding sequence TTGGGTTATACTATTAAAAATTATAGAGAGAAGATTACCATAAATAAAGTGGATTCTATATTTCTTTGTGCTTCAGTATATAGTTTAATTGGGGTTATTAAAACAAAAGAACTAACAGAGTCAATAACGTTTGTGAGCATTTTTTTTATATTTACCCTTTTGAAGATAGTTTTTTCAAATATTATAAATTGGAAAAAACTATTTTTAATTACAGCTTTAATATTTTCGGGTGTTCATGTATTTGCAACATGGATCCAGTTTCTTTATCCAGCTATAACTACTATAATAAGTAAAAAAATATTGGATAGTAGTTCATTGAGAATAAGCCAGTCATTATTAGCACGAGGAAAATTTCCGGGTATAACTAGTCAAACAGGGACCAATGCTTTTTATATTACTATATTTATAGCTATAATAATTTCATTGATACTAATAGAAAAAACATTTAGAAAAAAGATATATCTTTTTATACTACTTATCTTAGCTTATTTTCCATTATTACTAACTCAAAAAGAAGGATTTCTCATTATTAATTCATTAATAATATTTGTTTTATTTTTAGGATTTATAATATTAAAAAATAATAACAAAATTATTTTTGCAGTAATGATTATTTTAGCTTTCTTATTCACATTTATTATATCTCTTCTTCTTTTTAATTTAGGTTTTTTGCATGGAATATCGAATATAGATATAGACGAAATTAGTTCAGGAAGACCTAAAATTTATTCAGATGTTTGGAATATGATAATTGATAATCCATTTTTTGGGAAAGGTTTATTCTATGTTAAGCAAATTATAGGAATAAATGCTCATAATATATACTTACAACTATGGGCAGAAATCGGGTTGATTGGCCTAGTACTTTTTGCAATAGGATTTATTTTAAATTTATATATTTCTTTTAAAATATATTTAAAGATAAGTAGTATGAATGGAATAAATACTGAATATTTATTATTTTCTATATATATTCAAATATTCTTCATATTTTATGGTATCGTGGGCAATCCTTTATACGATTATTTTATGTTAGGTATGTATATGATAGTATCCAGTATACCAATGACAATGTTGAATGAACATAATTTTAAAACAAAGGAGAAAGTTTAA
- a CDS encoding polysaccharide pyruvyl transferase family protein — MKKIIGVVTFHRSLNYGAVLQTYGLVKAIESEGYEVNVVDYRNDQLENRDSYKRFFKTKGLFRIIYQYLDLPFWIIRRNKFDAFLSNIVSGKRYTEIGSEADRDYDSFMVGSDQVWNYKITNSDENFFLNKITNNIKKNSYAASFGISKIPKDKNEYYQKGLNNFNCISVREDTGAIIVEKYKQYKPEVVLDPSLLLNKEEWISVSDKSKLKYDYILIYQRAYSKTLIDFAKRISEENECKIITINGNPRQKVNGKNIIDAGPEEWLSLMNNAKYIVTNSFHGVAFSINLNKEFFVELLDEKFGVNSRLDNIIKLFNLEDRLIKNNLKKNLDKIDYLKVNEILEKNRIQSKKYIRNTLRGL, encoded by the coding sequence ATGAAAAAAATAATTGGAGTTGTAACATTTCACAGATCATTAAATTATGGAGCTGTGTTACAGACATATGGATTAGTTAAAGCAATAGAAAGTGAGGGTTATGAGGTAAATGTAGTTGATTACAGAAATGACCAACTTGAAAATAGAGATTCTTATAAAAGATTCTTTAAAACAAAAGGTTTGTTTAGAATAATATATCAGTATTTAGATTTGCCTTTTTGGATTATTAGAAGGAATAAATTTGATGCTTTCTTATCAAACATAGTATCAGGTAAAAGATATACAGAAATAGGATCTGAAGCAGATAGGGATTATGATTCTTTTATGGTTGGAAGCGATCAGGTATGGAACTATAAAATCACAAATTCTGATGAAAACTTTTTTTTAAATAAAATAACTAATAATATTAAAAAAAATAGTTATGCTGCTAGTTTTGGTATAAGTAAAATTCCAAAAGATAAAAATGAATATTATCAGAAAGGCTTAAATAATTTTAATTGTATATCTGTTCGTGAAGATACAGGGGCAATAATTGTAGAAAAATATAAGCAATACAAACCAGAGGTAGTTTTAGATCCTAGCTTGTTATTAAATAAGGAGGAATGGATTTCAGTATCTGATAAGAGTAAATTGAAATACGATTATATATTAATTTATCAACGTGCTTATTCAAAAACTTTAATTGATTTTGCAAAAAGAATCTCTGAAGAAAATGAATGTAAAATAATTACAATTAATGGGAATCCTAGACAAAAAGTAAATGGTAAAAATATAATTGATGCTGGCCCAGAGGAATGGTTGAGTCTAATGAATAATGCAAAATATATAGTTACTAACTCTTTTCATGGAGTAGCTTTTTCTATAAATTTAAATAAAGAATTTTTTGTGGAATTGTTAGATGAAAAATTTGGAGTCAATTCACGATTAGATAACATAATAAAATTGTTTAATTTAGAAGATAGATTGATAAAAAATAATTTAAAAAAAAATCTGGATAAAATTGATTATTTAAAAGTGAACGAAATACTGGAGAAAAATCGAATTCAGTCAAAAAAATATATTCGAAATACATTACGTGGATTGTAA
- a CDS encoding IS30 family transposase, with translation MTYTHITMDELVMIEAYYHQGIPVAKIAAYLNRTRTPINNVIRFFRAGHTAFEYYLRYKKNKKQCGREKVVLPEEQHLYIKGKVAEGWTPDVIIGRKEMTIDCSVRTLYRQFKEKTFDEATLPMKGKRKPNGHQERRGRQAYKRNISERIIDYPTFKEEFGHIEGDTIVGVRHKSAVITLVEILSKAIITLKPKGRKACDIESAMNQWFQSIPKKLFKSITFDCGKEFSNWKSLCNQHDVAIYFADPGTPSQRALNENSNGLLRKDGLPKEMDFNEVDQAFVSSVAHKRNIIPRKSLNYQTPLEVFMSYMDEDILYSLI, from the coding sequence ATGACCTATACCCATATTACCATGGATGAACTAGTGATGATAGAAGCTTATTACCATCAAGGTATTCCAGTTGCTAAAATAGCTGCTTACTTGAATCGTACTCGAACACCGATTAATAATGTTATCAGGTTCTTCAGAGCAGGACATACAGCTTTCGAGTATTACCTACGGTATAAGAAAAACAAGAAGCAGTGTGGACGCGAAAAAGTTGTTTTACCAGAAGAACAACATCTTTATATCAAGGGAAAAGTAGCTGAAGGCTGGACGCCTGATGTCATTATTGGCCGTAAAGAAATGACAATAGACTGTTCCGTACGAACACTTTATAGACAATTTAAAGAAAAAACATTCGATGAAGCTACCCTTCCAATGAAAGGGAAAAGAAAGCCTAACGGACATCAAGAACGTAGAGGTAGACAAGCTTATAAACGAAATATCTCTGAAAGAATAATAGATTATCCAACATTTAAAGAAGAATTTGGTCATATCGAAGGAGATACCATTGTAGGTGTCCGCCACAAAAGTGCGGTCATTACTCTAGTAGAGATTTTATCGAAAGCTATCATTACCTTAAAGCCCAAAGGGCGTAAAGCCTGCGACATTGAGAGTGCTATGAATCAATGGTTCCAATCCATACCAAAAAAATTATTCAAATCAATTACTTTTGATTGCGGTAAGGAGTTCTCCAACTGGAAATCTTTGTGCAACCAGCATGATGTCGCTATCTACTTCGCTGACCCTGGAACGCCTTCACAACGAGCTTTAAACGAGAATTCTAATGGGCTTCTTCGAAAAGATGGATTGCCAAAAGAAATGGATTTCAACGAAGTTGATCAGGCTTTCGTATCGTCTGTTGCACACAAACGGAATATAATTCCAAGAAAGTCATTAAATTACCAAACACCGCTGGAAGTTTTTATGAGTTACATGGATGAAGATATTTTGTATAGCTTAATTTGA
- a CDS encoding lipopolysaccharide biosynthesis protein, protein MSKKKSLNKLVSNTLIFAIGSFSSRILVFFLVPLYSRTLSTSEYGKIDLITTLISLILPVFTLTIHEAIIRFCLEKNTDKSQILSIGLQTIFIGMIPLLIIMPPLLKFLNLENLIWYFLAAYIFTALKQVFSFFARGTEKIRLVVIMGIIDTVLTIVLNLIFLLYLDKGINGYYYSLIITGLLISVIYYIVLDIKPNTLFKRSNIILKKEMLLYSLPMIPNSLSWWISNSSDKILINYFYGASLTGLYAIAYKIPSLLNTITSIFMQAWQISAVEEFESQENDNFSNAYTFLFGINILVCVLLIIFSKTIARIMFSSEFYLAVNFVPILLVAYFFNGMSAYLGSIYTSSKKTNMLFISTMFGAVINIILNLILIPNYGGYGAAIATSVSYMVIWIVRLINTRKILKLNFNILNHIFDIISLLGIAFVFYFDNNITSLFFKIVFIMLVINNNKFIFKNLYEFLFSAFQKRYIK, encoded by the coding sequence ATGAGTAAAAAAAAAAGTTTGAATAAATTAGTTTCTAATACATTGATTTTTGCAATAGGATCATTTTCATCAAGAATATTAGTATTTTTTTTGGTACCTTTGTATAGTAGAACGTTATCAACTTCTGAGTATGGAAAGATAGATTTAATAACAACTTTAATTAGTTTAATCTTACCAGTATTTACGCTGACAATTCATGAAGCTATAATAAGATTTTGTTTAGAAAAAAATACTGATAAAAGCCAAATTTTATCGATAGGCTTACAAACAATATTTATAGGTATGATACCATTATTAATTATTATGCCACCCTTATTAAAATTTTTGAATTTAGAAAATCTGATTTGGTACTTTCTTGCAGCGTATATTTTTACTGCTTTAAAGCAGGTATTTTCATTTTTCGCTAGAGGGACAGAAAAAATTAGGTTAGTTGTTATTATGGGTATTATTGATACAGTATTAACAATAGTACTAAACCTCATATTCTTATTATATTTAGATAAGGGTATAAATGGATATTATTATAGTTTAATTATCACTGGATTACTTATATCAGTTATTTATTATATTGTTTTAGATATAAAACCTAATACACTATTTAAAAGAAGTAATATTATTTTAAAAAAAGAGATGTTGCTTTATTCTCTTCCTATGATTCCTAATTCTTTAAGTTGGTGGATAAGCAACAGTTCAGATAAAATTTTAATCAATTATTTTTATGGTGCTAGTTTGACTGGATTATATGCTATTGCTTATAAGATACCCTCGTTGTTAAATACAATTACAAGTATTTTTATGCAGGCTTGGCAAATTTCTGCTGTTGAAGAGTTTGAATCTCAGGAAAATGATAATTTTTCAAATGCTTATACATTTTTATTTGGAATTAATATTTTAGTATGTGTCCTACTGATTATTTTTTCAAAAACTATTGCTCGAATTATGTTTTCCAGTGAATTTTATTTAGCTGTTAATTTTGTACCAATATTATTGGTAGCATATTTTTTTAATGGAATGTCTGCTTATTTAGGATCGATTTATACTTCTTCTAAAAAAACTAATATGCTATTTATCTCTACTATGTTTGGTGCGGTAATTAATATAATATTAAATTTAATATTGATTCCAAATTATGGTGGTTATGGAGCAGCTATTGCTACATCAGTAAGTTATATGGTTATCTGGATTGTTCGCTTGATTAATACCAGAAAAATATTAAAGCTTAATTTTAATATTTTGAATCATATTTTTGATATTATATCTTTACTAGGAATTGCGTTTGTTTTCTATTTTGATAATAATATAACTTCATTATTCTTTAAGATAGTATTTATTATGTTAGTTATTAATAATAACAAATTTATATTTAAAAATTTATATGAATTTCTATTTTCTGCATTTCAAAAAAGATATATTAAATAA
- the istB gene encoding IS21-like element helper ATPase IstB, with protein MHDDILNYAKRLKLSWIPQHYQEVEAQSQQEFLLKLVEAEVTQREEKKLNQLLKQSTLPTVNGESFIWNDIQLPSGMTKDFLLQGDFLEHKTNLIFYGGVGTGKTFLSTLIGLTIIRTQAKKVKFYTVASLVNALLEANNNGNLGKLMKHLSKLDLLILDELGYIPLHKQGGELLFQVISMCYETRSIIITTNLQFGQWNHVFGDQILTEAVVDRLIHHSHLLIFNGESHRYKQSILNSK; from the coding sequence ATGCATGATGACATTTTAAACTATGCGAAGCGATTGAAGTTGAGTTGGATTCCGCAGCACTATCAGGAGGTAGAGGCACAGTCACAACAAGAGTTTCTCCTAAAGTTAGTTGAAGCAGAAGTCACTCAACGGGAAGAAAAGAAACTGAATCAATTATTAAAACAATCTACCTTACCTACGGTGAACGGAGAATCGTTTATATGGAATGATATCCAGCTTCCATCTGGAATGACGAAGGATTTTCTTCTTCAAGGAGACTTCTTAGAACATAAAACGAACTTAATCTTTTATGGAGGTGTTGGAACAGGAAAAACCTTCTTATCTACTTTGATTGGGCTAACAATTATCCGAACACAAGCAAAGAAGGTGAAATTTTATACGGTAGCTTCTTTAGTCAATGCACTTTTAGAAGCAAATAATAATGGCAATTTAGGAAAATTAATGAAACATCTCAGTAAACTAGATTTACTCATTTTGGATGAATTGGGATATATCCCTTTGCATAAACAAGGTGGAGAATTACTTTTTCAAGTTATTTCAATGTGTTATGAAACAAGAAGCATTATTATCACCACGAATCTTCAGTTTGGACAATGGAATCACGTTTTTGGCGATCAGATTCTAACTGAAGCAGTTGTCGATCGGTTAATTCATCATTCTCATTTACTCATTTTTAATGGTGAAAGCCACAGATACAAGCAATCTATATTAAATAGCAAGTAA
- the istA gene encoding IS21 family transposase, with product MLTVTEINYIREQVNLKDETYATIGRKMGIDARTIKKYADMEDFNLPKPHKQTRTARVMDSVKPVIDKWLIEDFKKKKKYRRTAKRIHQLLLEQYEFTGSDRSIRDYVSKRKKELLNIGQSSAIPLTAKPGMAQIDFGEAPFYYKNTYTTLSYLVLSFPYSNTFWFQVLEAQNKEAFLEGMKRIFHHMGGVPKAIRFDNLSPAVKKIRPHGKRDLTEEFERFTAHYGFQLEFCNPARGNEKGHVEAMVKYVRNNFLLPEVHTHDLRSLNQDCWVLAENDRKRIHYQKQLPISELYSADKEAFLLLPEKEFDCVRYEEVKADKYGYVHFDTNLYSSSPRFALEKVLLKISYEHMTVFSLDYKEIVQHNRLYGYKEKSMDWQPYLSLVSKRPTALKYTSFYDQLPDAWQSYFSQCTVEEKKESLQLLSTILKDNHMEIAIQALLQASENGHPSAESIKQVFYQLVNGRGVRVIAQLPQHTPSMPTITRGLGQYDKLFKPMEDENHA from the coding sequence ATGTTAACAGTGACCGAAATTAATTATATCAGAGAACAAGTAAACCTAAAAGATGAAACTTACGCAACTATAGGACGAAAGATGGGTATTGACGCTAGGACAATCAAAAAATATGCAGATATGGAAGACTTCAATCTACCTAAACCACATAAACAAACCCGCACAGCTCGAGTAATGGATTCAGTGAAGCCAGTGATTGATAAATGGCTAATAGAAGACTTCAAAAAGAAGAAAAAGTACCGCAGAACAGCTAAACGAATCCACCAGCTCCTCCTGGAGCAATATGAGTTTACAGGATCAGATCGAAGCATTCGTGATTATGTATCTAAAAGGAAAAAAGAATTACTGAATATAGGACAATCTTCTGCCATTCCTTTAACTGCCAAACCTGGTATGGCACAAATCGATTTTGGAGAAGCTCCTTTTTATTATAAAAATACCTATACAACTCTTTCCTATTTAGTTCTTTCTTTTCCTTATAGTAACACCTTTTGGTTTCAGGTTTTGGAAGCTCAGAACAAAGAAGCTTTTTTAGAAGGAATGAAGCGTATTTTCCACCATATGGGTGGTGTACCAAAAGCCATTCGCTTTGATAACCTTTCGCCAGCTGTAAAGAAAATTAGACCTCATGGTAAACGAGATTTAACGGAGGAATTCGAACGTTTCACTGCGCACTATGGATTTCAGCTAGAGTTCTGTAATCCTGCAAGAGGGAACGAAAAAGGACACGTCGAAGCTATGGTAAAGTATGTACGGAATAATTTTCTTCTTCCAGAAGTGCATACTCATGATTTAAGAAGTTTGAACCAAGACTGTTGGGTATTAGCTGAAAATGACCGGAAACGGATCCATTATCAGAAACAACTGCCCATTTCCGAATTGTATTCGGCAGATAAAGAAGCCTTTCTCTTATTACCAGAAAAAGAGTTTGACTGCGTTCGTTACGAAGAAGTAAAAGCAGATAAATATGGTTATGTTCATTTTGATACAAATCTGTACTCTAGTTCACCACGATTCGCTCTTGAAAAAGTTCTATTAAAAATTTCTTACGAACACATGACTGTTTTTAGCTTGGACTATAAAGAAATTGTTCAACATAATCGGCTATATGGTTACAAAGAGAAATCGATGGATTGGCAACCGTATCTTTCACTTGTCTCAAAACGGCCTACGGCTCTTAAATACACAAGCTTTTATGATCAACTCCCAGATGCGTGGCAGTCTTATTTTTCTCAATGTACGGTGGAAGAAAAGAAAGAAAGCTTACAACTGCTTTCGACTATTCTAAAGGATAATCATATGGAAATTGCCATTCAAGCTCTTCTGCAAGCTTCTGAAAATGGTCATCCAAGTGCAGAATCCATTAAACAAGTTTTTTATCAATTGGTAAATGGGCGCGGCGTTCGAGTGATTGCCCAATTACCTCAACACACACCGTCCATGCCTACTATAACTAGAGGACTTGGTCAATACGATAAACTCTTTAAACCAATGGAGGATGAGAACCATGCATGA
- a CDS encoding ATP-binding protein produces the protein MIGTTEVLQRQFKQFRMTETANILPHLLREAEQHSWTYQELLVALCSHEENRRDEKITRKHLNWAQFPFEKSLEDFNTLGDTALSNRQINQLKEFDWLKQAFNLIFLGPPGVGKTHIVYGIIVL, from the coding sequence ATTATAGGAACGACAGAAGTTCTTCAACGTCAGTTTAAGCAATTCCGTATGACGGAAACTGCGAATATTCTTCCTCATTTATTAAGAGAAGCTGAGCAACATTCCTGGACGTACCAGGAATTACTTGTGGCATTATGTAGTCATGAAGAAAATCGTAGAGACGAAAAAATCACTCGGAAACATCTCAATTGGGCACAATTCCCTTTTGAGAAGTCCCTAGAGGACTTTAATACACTTGGCGATACTGCACTGAGCAATCGTCAAATTAATCAACTGAAAGAATTTGATTGGTTGAAACAAGCCTTTAATCTTATTTTTTTAGGACCACCAGGTGTAGGTAAAACCCATATTGTTTATGGCATTATAGTATTGTAA